A genomic segment from Drosophila miranda strain MSH22 chromosome 3, D.miranda_PacBio2.1, whole genome shotgun sequence encodes:
- the LOC108160291 gene encoding aspartyl/asparaginyl beta-hydroxylase isoform X8 — protein sequence MSGDVQPRKRKDKRRKRDDRKSDGDVTVLRQSSFQDDDESSHGVHITKMGNDDVHLHVHHEHDTGGNWCAKIIFFSLMAVLLGLVGLIILENRGLEDMDTPLSESRFSNYFNGLVDEHRREHDAHDVNKPSGEALDEHDDHDDHDEEEEPLSEEIEEEEEDDDHDDHEEEAVSLLEEPISEEIEEEDTEQEQEEDEEEVEQEEQEQEEDDEEEDNNAGENITDEDPEDDDEDEDNVEEATVEATTEATAEATTEYDVEEPEEDEPEDDAEDEVAESQEPAPSTAKLDEEDEEDNDEADEEEIEEPVQSKAQRVPATTKYAKVDKYDEDKYNDDDFESLDEEPEDLVRRVRRPDLDESEEQKQDDDEEEPKEGSSWLASQIKPKDPTTDAPASVPVPAADDSFQQELRQANAEMIRENYAQALRSFNTLIQYYADEPLAHLARAHFLERLAERERSNQRLLEAIDSYKRYLAFGELVASDGEFHSAGERCIEHLRFMGYHHQTVAIHELLIERLPADPRLRNQLSFTHLTANNMRQVKLVAAETLKLWPADPVAQLHFGLALKQLHGDYVQALSYLQNAIESKADGTQEAYFYLALGETLQRLSRQPEAVEVHRQGVARGFFVSVYQRSLYNEPKLRAQPFWQPSETGYNSQLRKLQHNWIAIREEALALLSHRGYFEDETENLRHMGIWQQFELFAKGQLIRKNCQRAPITCSLLKEFPESSGCRRGQVKFSVMQAETHVWPHCGPTNCRLRAHLTLVAPEPERTSLRVAEQERTWREGELIIFDDSFEHEVWHNGTRPRLVLILDMWHPDLTASQRRSLTAI from the exons ATGTCGGGGGATGTGCAGCCGCGAAAGCGCAAGGATAAGCGCAGAAAACGCG ATGATCGCAAATCTGACGGCGATGTGACTGTTCTGCGTCAGTCCAGCTTCCAAG ATGACGACGAGTCTTCCCATGGCGTCCACATTACGAAGATGGGAAACGACGATGTACACTTGCACGTGCATCACGAGCACGACACCGGTGGCAATTGGTGTGCCAAGATCATATTCTTCTCTCTGATGGCAGTTCTCTTGGGCCTCGTGGGCCTAATCATCTTGGAGAATCGTGGCCTTGAAGATA TGGACACTCCGTTATCTGAGTCACGCTTCTCAAACTATTTTAATGGTTTGGTCGACGAGCATCGAAGGGAGCATGATGCCCATGACGTAAACAAACCTTCTGGAGAGGCTTTGGATGAGCATGATGATCATGACGATCACGATGAAGAAG AAGAACCCCTTTCGGAGGAAATAGAAGAGGAAGAAGAGGATGATGATCATGACGATCACGAAGAAGAAG cTGTTTCTCTTTTAGAAGAACCTATTTCGGAGGAAATAGAAGAAGAAGACACAGAGCAAGAGCAAGAAGAAGATGAAGAAGAGgtggagcaggaggagcaggagcaggaagAAGACGACGAAGAGGAGGATAACAATGCTGGCGAAAACATCACCGACGAAGATCCAGAAGATGACGATGAAGACGAAGACAATGTTGAAGAGGCCACTGTTGAGGCTACCACAGAGGCCACCGCAGAAGCCACCACTGAGTACGATGTAGAGGAACCCGAAGAAGACGAACCCGAGGACGATGCCGAAGATGAAGTGGCAGAATCGCAGGAGCCAGCTCCTTCTACAGCCAAATTGGATGAG GAAGATGAGGAGGACAACGATGAGGCTGACGAGGAGGAGATCGAAGAGCCTGTTCAATCGAAAGCACAAAGGGTCCCTGCCACAACTAAATATGCCAAAGTTGATAAATATGATGAG GACAAATACAATGATGACGACTTTGAGTCCCTCGATGAGGAACCCGAAGATCTGGTGCGGCGAGTGAGAAGACCCGACCTTGACGAAAGCGAGGAGCAGAAACAAGACGATGATGAGGAAGAACCGAAAGAGGGCTCTTCCTGGTTAGCATCGC AAATCAAACCCAAGGATCCTACCACAGATGCTCCGGCTTCGGTTCCGGTTCCGGCCGCAGATGATTCGTTTCAACAGGAGCTGCGTCAGGCCAATGCCGAAATGATCCGGGAG AACTATGCCCAAGCCCTGCGCTCGTTTAACACGCTCATCCAATACTATGCCGACGAGCCCTTGGCCCATCTGGCCCGTGCCCACTTTTTGGAGCGCCTGGCAGAGAGGGAGCGCAGCAACCAGCGACTGTTGGAGGCCATTGATTCCTACAAACGATATCTGGCCTTTGGCGAGCTGGTGGCCAGCGATGGAGAGTTTCATTCTGCTGGAGAACGCTGCATCGAGCATTTGCGATTCATGG GTTATCATCACCAAACAGTGGCCATTCACGAGCTGCTCATCGAGCGTTTGCCTGCTGATCCGCGACTGCGCAATCAACTCTCTTTCACCCACCTAACGGCCAATAA CATGCGCCAGGTGAAGCTTGTGGCAGCTGAAACCTTGAAGCTCTGGCCAGCAGATCCAGTGGCACAGCTCCACTTCGGCCTGGCCCTCAAGCAGCTCCATGGAGACTACGTTCAGGCGCTGTCCTACTTGCAGAATGCCATAGAGTCAAAGGCAGATGGCACACAGGAGGCTTACTTCTACCTCGCCCTGGGAGAAACGCTCCAACGTTTGTCCAGACAGCCAGAGGCTGTGGAAGTGCACAGACAGGGCGTGGCTAGGGGATTCTTCGTCAGCGTCTATCAGAGATCGCTCTACAATGAGCCCAAGCTGAGAGCTCAACCCTTTTGGCAACCCTCGGAGACGGGCTACAACTCGCAGTTAAGGAAACTACAGCACAACTGGATAGCCATCCGTGAGGAGGCCTTGGCCCTCCTCAGCCATCGCGGCTACTTCGAAGATGAAACGGAGAATCTGCGCCACATGGGCATCTGGCAGCAGTTCGAGCTCTTCGCGAAGGGGCAGCTTATTAGGAAGAACTGCCAACGGGCTCCCATCACCTGCAGTCTGCTGAAAGAGTTCCCCGAATCCAGCGGCTGTCGACGGGGACAGGTGAAGTTCAGTGTGATGCAGGCAGAGACGCATGTGTGGCCGCATTGTGGTCCCACCAATTGCCGCTTGAGAGCGCATCTCACGCTGGTGGctccagagccagagcgaaCCTCACTTCGAGTGGCAGAGCAGGAAAG AACCTGGCGCGAAGGCGAACTAATCATCTTTGATGACAGCTTCGAGCACGAGGTCTGGCACAATGGCACTCGCCCTCGGCTGGTCCTCATCCTGGACATGTGGCATCCAGATCTAACTGCCTCACAGCGTCGCAGTCTGACAGCTATCTGA
- the LOC108160291 gene encoding aspartyl/asparaginyl beta-hydroxylase isoform X12 → MSGDVQPRKRKDKRRKRDDDESSHGVHITKMGNDDVHLHVHHEHDTGGNWCAKIIFFSLMAVLLGLVGLIILENRGLEDMDTPLSESRFSNYFNGLVDEHRREHDAHDVNKPSGEALDEHDDHDDHDEEEEPLSEEIEEEEEDDDHDDHEEEAVSLLEEPISEEIEEEDTEQEQEEDEEEVEQEEQEQEEDDEEEDNNAGENITDEDPEDDDEDEDNVEEATVEATTEATAEATTEYDVEEPEEDEPEDDAEDEVAESQEPAPSTAKLDEEDEEDNDEADEEEIEEPVQSKAQRVPATTKYAKVDKYDEDKYNDDDFESLDEEPEDLVRRVRRPDLDESEEQKQDDDEEEPKEGSSWLASQIKPKDPTTDAPASVPVPAADDSFQQELRQANAEMIRENYAQALRSFNTLIQYYADEPLAHLARAHFLERLAERERSNQRLLEAIDSYKRYLAFGELVASDGEFHSAGERCIEHLRFMGYHHQTVAIHELLIERLPADPRLRNQLSFTHLTANNMRQVKLVAAETLKLWPADPVAQLHFGLALKQLHGDYVQALSYLQNAIESKADGTQEAYFYLALGETLQRLSRQPEAVEVHRQGVARGFFVSVYQRSLYNEPKLRAQPFWQPSETGYNSQLRKLQHNWIAIREEALALLSHRGYFEDETENLRHMGIWQQFELFAKGQLIRKNCQRAPITCSLLKEFPESSGCRRGQVKFSVMQAETHVWPHCGPTNCRLRAHLTLVAPEPERTSLRVAEQERTWREGELIIFDDSFEHEVWHNGTRPRLVLILDMWHPDLTASQRRSLTAI, encoded by the exons ATGTCGGGGGATGTGCAGCCGCGAAAGCGCAAGGATAAGCGCAGAAAACGCG ATGACGACGAGTCTTCCCATGGCGTCCACATTACGAAGATGGGAAACGACGATGTACACTTGCACGTGCATCACGAGCACGACACCGGTGGCAATTGGTGTGCCAAGATCATATTCTTCTCTCTGATGGCAGTTCTCTTGGGCCTCGTGGGCCTAATCATCTTGGAGAATCGTGGCCTTGAAGATA TGGACACTCCGTTATCTGAGTCACGCTTCTCAAACTATTTTAATGGTTTGGTCGACGAGCATCGAAGGGAGCATGATGCCCATGACGTAAACAAACCTTCTGGAGAGGCTTTGGATGAGCATGATGATCATGACGATCACGATGAAGAAG AAGAACCCCTTTCGGAGGAAATAGAAGAGGAAGAAGAGGATGATGATCATGACGATCACGAAGAAGAAG cTGTTTCTCTTTTAGAAGAACCTATTTCGGAGGAAATAGAAGAAGAAGACACAGAGCAAGAGCAAGAAGAAGATGAAGAAGAGgtggagcaggaggagcaggagcaggaagAAGACGACGAAGAGGAGGATAACAATGCTGGCGAAAACATCACCGACGAAGATCCAGAAGATGACGATGAAGACGAAGACAATGTTGAAGAGGCCACTGTTGAGGCTACCACAGAGGCCACCGCAGAAGCCACCACTGAGTACGATGTAGAGGAACCCGAAGAAGACGAACCCGAGGACGATGCCGAAGATGAAGTGGCAGAATCGCAGGAGCCAGCTCCTTCTACAGCCAAATTGGATGAG GAAGATGAGGAGGACAACGATGAGGCTGACGAGGAGGAGATCGAAGAGCCTGTTCAATCGAAAGCACAAAGGGTCCCTGCCACAACTAAATATGCCAAAGTTGATAAATATGATGAG GACAAATACAATGATGACGACTTTGAGTCCCTCGATGAGGAACCCGAAGATCTGGTGCGGCGAGTGAGAAGACCCGACCTTGACGAAAGCGAGGAGCAGAAACAAGACGATGATGAGGAAGAACCGAAAGAGGGCTCTTCCTGGTTAGCATCGC AAATCAAACCCAAGGATCCTACCACAGATGCTCCGGCTTCGGTTCCGGTTCCGGCCGCAGATGATTCGTTTCAACAGGAGCTGCGTCAGGCCAATGCCGAAATGATCCGGGAG AACTATGCCCAAGCCCTGCGCTCGTTTAACACGCTCATCCAATACTATGCCGACGAGCCCTTGGCCCATCTGGCCCGTGCCCACTTTTTGGAGCGCCTGGCAGAGAGGGAGCGCAGCAACCAGCGACTGTTGGAGGCCATTGATTCCTACAAACGATATCTGGCCTTTGGCGAGCTGGTGGCCAGCGATGGAGAGTTTCATTCTGCTGGAGAACGCTGCATCGAGCATTTGCGATTCATGG GTTATCATCACCAAACAGTGGCCATTCACGAGCTGCTCATCGAGCGTTTGCCTGCTGATCCGCGACTGCGCAATCAACTCTCTTTCACCCACCTAACGGCCAATAA CATGCGCCAGGTGAAGCTTGTGGCAGCTGAAACCTTGAAGCTCTGGCCAGCAGATCCAGTGGCACAGCTCCACTTCGGCCTGGCCCTCAAGCAGCTCCATGGAGACTACGTTCAGGCGCTGTCCTACTTGCAGAATGCCATAGAGTCAAAGGCAGATGGCACACAGGAGGCTTACTTCTACCTCGCCCTGGGAGAAACGCTCCAACGTTTGTCCAGACAGCCAGAGGCTGTGGAAGTGCACAGACAGGGCGTGGCTAGGGGATTCTTCGTCAGCGTCTATCAGAGATCGCTCTACAATGAGCCCAAGCTGAGAGCTCAACCCTTTTGGCAACCCTCGGAGACGGGCTACAACTCGCAGTTAAGGAAACTACAGCACAACTGGATAGCCATCCGTGAGGAGGCCTTGGCCCTCCTCAGCCATCGCGGCTACTTCGAAGATGAAACGGAGAATCTGCGCCACATGGGCATCTGGCAGCAGTTCGAGCTCTTCGCGAAGGGGCAGCTTATTAGGAAGAACTGCCAACGGGCTCCCATCACCTGCAGTCTGCTGAAAGAGTTCCCCGAATCCAGCGGCTGTCGACGGGGACAGGTGAAGTTCAGTGTGATGCAGGCAGAGACGCATGTGTGGCCGCATTGTGGTCCCACCAATTGCCGCTTGAGAGCGCATCTCACGCTGGTGGctccagagccagagcgaaCCTCACTTCGAGTGGCAGAGCAGGAAAG AACCTGGCGCGAAGGCGAACTAATCATCTTTGATGACAGCTTCGAGCACGAGGTCTGGCACAATGGCACTCGCCCTCGGCTGGTCCTCATCCTGGACATGTGGCATCCAGATCTAACTGCCTCACAGCGTCGCAGTCTGACAGCTATCTGA